In Vibrio celticus, one genomic interval encodes:
- the thrB gene encoding homoserine kinase produces the protein MDVVVYAPASIGNVSVGFDVLGAAVSPVDGTLLGDRVMVKAGDEPFSLKTAGSFVSKLPTEAKENIVYDCWVVFSRELDKKGVTLKPLEMTLEKNMPIGSGLGSSACSIVAALDALNRFHGQPLNETELLALMGEMEGKISGGIHYDNVAPCYLGGVQLMLEELGIISQEVPCFDDWYWVMAYPGIKVSTAEAREILPSQYRRQDIIAHGRHLAGFIHACHSGQPELAAKMIKDVIAEPYREKLLPGFADARKYALSAGALATGISGSGPTLFSICKELDVAERVARWLEQNYVQNEEGFVHVCRLDKQGSIVTGSEL, from the coding sequence ATGGATGTTGTCGTTTATGCTCCTGCATCAATCGGTAATGTCAGTGTAGGGTTTGATGTGCTGGGGGCCGCTGTGTCTCCAGTGGATGGCACACTGCTGGGTGACCGAGTTATGGTTAAAGCCGGTGATGAACCATTCTCACTTAAAACAGCAGGCAGCTTTGTTTCTAAGCTGCCAACTGAAGCAAAAGAAAACATCGTCTACGACTGCTGGGTGGTGTTCTCGAGAGAGCTTGATAAAAAAGGCGTTACGCTAAAGCCTTTGGAAATGACGCTAGAAAAGAACATGCCTATCGGTTCAGGTTTGGGCTCTAGTGCATGTTCAATTGTCGCGGCACTGGATGCGCTAAACCGTTTTCACGGTCAGCCACTGAATGAAACTGAACTGCTTGCTCTGATGGGCGAAATGGAAGGTAAGATTTCAGGCGGTATCCACTACGATAACGTTGCGCCATGTTACCTTGGTGGCGTGCAATTAATGCTTGAAGAGCTAGGCATCATTAGCCAAGAAGTCCCATGTTTTGATGACTGGTACTGGGTGATGGCTTATCCGGGGATTAAGGTTTCAACGGCGGAAGCGAGAGAGATCCTACCATCTCAATATCGTCGTCAGGATATCATTGCTCATGGTCGCCACTTAGCGGGCTTTATCCACGCGTGTCATTCAGGTCAACCTGAACTGGCTGCGAAGATGATCAAAGACGTGATCGCTGAACCATATCGTGAGAAACTGCTTCCAGGGTTTGCTGATGCTCGTAAATACGCGCTGTCGGCTGGGGCACTGGCTACTGGTATTTCTGGTAGCGGTCCAACTCTATTTAGCATTTGCAAAGAACTAGATGTCGCCGAGCGTGTTGCACGCTGGTTAGAACAAAATTACGTACAAAATGAAGAAGGATTCGTTCACGTTTGTCGCCTAGATAAGCAGGGTTCGATCGTTACAGGAAGTGAGTTATGA